A region of Jonquetella anthropi DSM 22815 DNA encodes the following proteins:
- a CDS encoding DUF3870 domain-containing protein translates to MNPTPEKLCVIGNARVKEGNPITHLYSSFFITFIVDSETGTILDAEASMTLDLTRRFVRDLLSGRSLADVDESLIQLISCCYLGSSQKAMCVAYRDAVKKYRAWRQGLIITE, encoded by the coding sequence GTGAACCCAACTCCGGAGAAACTCTGCGTCATCGGCAACGCGAGGGTCAAAGAGGGCAATCCGATCACCCATCTGTACTCGTCGTTCTTCATCACTTTTATCGTGGACAGCGAGACGGGGACGATTCTTGACGCGGAGGCGTCCATGACGCTTGACCTGACCCGCCGGTTCGTGAGGGATCTTCTGTCCGGCAGAAGCTTGGCGGACGTCGATGAGAGCCTCATCCAGCTGATCAGCTGCTGTTACCTCGGCTCGTCACAGAAAGCCATGTGCGTTGCCTACCGGGACGCGGTGAAAAAATACCGGGCTTGGCGCCAGGGCCTGATCATCACCGAATAA